DNA from Drosophila busckii strain San Diego stock center, stock number 13000-0081.31 chromosome 2R, ASM1175060v1, whole genome shotgun sequence:
TCGTAAATCGTAATCAAAATCATGCTGTCTTCTCTATGTCTGTCATACTTAGTCTATATCATAATAATATGTagcatatatattcatatagtactatatatatatatatattatattagtgTCGTGTGTGTCAATGGTGTATTTGTGGCGtgttttgtgtgcgtgttttaGAGCATGTCTAAAATGCCAACGAAATACGCACTAATTGGCTTCTGGCTTAATTCTCAATCTACTACTATATCTCTCTTccatttctttcttttttttcctctcttttatatgtgtgtgtgttttttctgGAACATGTTCGTTATCAATATGTGTGTATTCTTTTATTCTATTCTGACCCAATGCAGATACATTATCTACTGTCAAATGGAAGAATTTCAAATGGAAAACTCCCGACAATTGGCCAAATTGCAGGGCCATTAAAATTATCATACATACCAAGTCTATGTATTAAGCATTCTCTAACGTTACAACTCTAACCTAtctatatactacatatatgtCTAGTAGGTCAACCACAAAGTGGcaaacatgtgtgtgcattcgAAATCAAAACTCGATGGGattcaatattcaatacatatatatgataaaatattctttagcTAAGCTGATTGGTAATTCTAGAATGAGAACAATAATTGAAGCACAGCGCTAAACTTAATATCCTAAACGTTAGCTATAGTTAAGTGCTTAAGCATTCGAAATCTATTATTTATACTAATACACTTAACCAACCTAACACTCCAATCCTTAAACCCAAACCCACAGCCCACCCACACAACCCGcacaacttgctgctgttgtctttgTCACAATCAAATCTTGAAAATTCGCAGAGTGAATAGCACATATCGCATTTACTTAAGAGCTTTTGGCGCTTCgtaatgcatttatataataatcgTCTTACACAaaactgaaatattttgcatttaagccgCCCGACTTGGAACGGtccaaaacaaacaagcgacacaatagcaaatagttttcaaatttatataatctaCATATAGTCGAACGCTTTGTAACTTTGTAATGTGCAGCTGTAGTAGTGCTAGAAACATAAATGActcaaatatatgcatatatatatataggtttAGTGGGCCAGCCAACTATCTGGATAGTTAAAACAATcgattatattaaattgaaattgaaattgagtttaatgcaggtaaaccaaacaaaataacaagTGCAAGTGTAATAAACTAATGTGGAGAGCCGTCCACAGTGATACATTTACATgctcacatacatacaaacataaaagTCACCCAACATAGGGTTACATTACACATGTGACaccaacacatacatacttacggcttgttttcatttctaaccataattaattttgcatacttttgaaCGCTCGTTACTCGCGCCCTTATGCtatgctgtaaatattttgtttttgcctaatccacacacacatatgcaaaacaTCCACTCGCGTCCTTATAAATTGTCAATTGTAAGTAACAGTTTTGCGTGATTTTTTGAGTAAAACCTATTACAATTAAGTACTCGTATCTATGTCTATTTCTATGTCTATGTTACTGTAATTGCTGTCCATCTATCATGCTGAGCCACTATATACTCTTAGCATATTCATATCagacttatttttattataatttatacaaaacttATGAAGTAGCAAATTTTTGGGGCCGCcctatttacattttttatacaaacccaaacttttgttatttacgCTACGAGTAGTCAAttatgcaattgttaaatGAACACACCAAGAGTTTTCttcatatgtatttattaattgttaactgtCTTTGTCCCgtttcttttctattttctatatacttttcatatattgttgttgactcCTTACTCTGTCTTGATTGTTAAAACTAATGCATCAACACAACAACGATTacgacaaaaacaacaacactacaacaaaacaacaatcaacactTATACTAtctctgtgtatgtgtctgtgtgcgtgagtgtgcgtctgtgtgcttgcttgcctgcctgcctctCTATGATAATGCCAATGCCTGCCCTCGTTCTGTGTCTCTCGCTCTACTGTGTCTAttactacaactacaacaattatcaacaaaatttgtcaacatgcacacacacacaataaactctctacacacacccacacccaaacacacacacatacgaacacatcgtaaacaaaaaacaatccGGTTGTATTGCaatgtttgtgtgttgtgtagaGCAACTTTGGGTCAAGGCATACGCTCCGGTTGCGGCATTGTGCCTTTAACTGGACCCGGCGGACTTCAGCATTATGCCACCACAGATCGGCGATCAAGTGGCAGCCTGCGGGTAAGTCTATAACTCTATCAAAATACTATCTAGCGCTATATTGTACTCTCTGCACACAAAAGtccataaatcaaacaaatcaaaacaaaaaacaaattggttGCCTACTCgaacaaaaaaattgaacCAAAATATACTCAAACTACAGTTAGTCAAAGTTTCTGCCTATTGTATCTTAGCCTAATTTGACGTGAAGCTTTTGTTGTCTCTCTGTTTCTTTAACTATatctatgtctatgtgtgtgtctatgtctCTATAAACTCAAACTAAATCTAACGCTTTGCAACTactactatatgtatgtgtactcTTAGGcactaataaaaacaactatattttgttttatttaatttgagaGACTAAGCGGCAAATACTCTGCAGCACACTTgaacatatttatttgagtATCAAATAATTAACGGCTAATTTAATAGATAGCTTTACATATTGTGCTACTCCATTGCATTTTTCTTTACTCTTTGGCATGTTTATAAACGACACAagagtttattattttcaaatatacaaacaaaaacacaacaaagaTATTGCTAGACAGcaaacacacccacacacacacacacacacatataagtTTAGCAAAGAGGGAGGAATAATAAAACGTCATACACAGCACAAACTTAAAAGCATTGACTCAAGAGCAAGCAGACAGTTGTGAGAGCAAGCgagctagcaacaacaacatcatgtACTCAACAGGCACTGCTCAAGACAGTTCAATTAACATCGCGCTTACAGTCAAGCATTTAAGTCTCTGTTAATGTTAACAGCGTGCGcgagcatttaaaatttaaatttacgtAAACATAAGCAAAGTAGTTATGCAATTCAAATGTATCTTATAAAGTGTTTAGCTGTTAAGTGACCAAcgaacaattattatttaaaatatgtagtcaatttatatttaactgcaacaacatttaGCTAGTTTAATTAGCCAAAACAGTCTGcgcttcattttgttttaatttgagaTACATTATAGCACATAGCTCAGCACGACGAATATTTAAACATGCGTATAGATAACACAAgtaagtaattaataataagcattTTGTAAAATGCATACAATTATGAAACCATACACGTTATTCGAATTAAATGTaaactgtaaacaaaatttatgcaaatcttGTTTGTTCAATTGAGTTATGGCATCAGAAGTTTCACGACAAATTCAGCATacattcaaatattattatacaacCATTGGTTCAACGCGTCGAGTGGGTGGAATTAGTACAACAGGTGAACCAAGACGCTGCAAACATAATACTCATTGTCTTTtattctctttctctttttttcatataaaagaTTTCGGCATGGAAAGGATCTCAGGTAGGCCAAGCAAAGTAACTTTCTATTAACGTACTTTCATTAATTTCCGTTTTTATGTGTTGGCAGAGCTCTTTATCAAAAGCCTTTCGCTTTAATTCAAAACCCCATCGGGCCGGCGATCGGAGCTCCTTCGGTAACTCCACCTCCCCAACGCCATcgtacagcagcagcgagggcGGCGGAGGAATTTACGCTACAATAGGTCCGCAACAGATGCAGTCGCTGCACTATCCAGCCCATCACTATCTGCCGCCACCCACAAGCgcaccgccaccaccacccatGTCCGGTGGTCCGCCACCGCCAGGACATCGTGTAAGCGCACCGCCCGTGGGCAGTGTGCTAGATCCCAACGGTCCGGATGCGCATTTGCTGTACGAACAGAATCGCAGGCGTGTGAAGAGCATCAACGACATTGGGCTGGCAGCTAGCGGCAGCGTGGGCACCAGCAGTCTGGGTGGTATATCCGCCACATCGGACTCGCCAGAGTAAGCAGCTAATCTTCCTTTCATGTCTGAGCTTCTATTCCAAAGTATTTAGTTAGGCTTAAATTGAGTAAAGCTTAGTCTAATTGTATATTTACTAAACGTATTAAAccaaatttaatcaattacaCTCAACACATGACCCACCTCAATGATATTACCAGCAATACTTGTGTATCCATGAgatacaatacacacacataaacacacacacacacatacatatatactcgAGAGTGaagatacaaatatattaCTAAGCATATTTGATTAAATCAGATTGTACTAAATTACTgacaaaatattgaataacaattaatgtaatagtaattaattatttatgtatctAGACTAAGAGTGACGTGCATGCAATTAAGCCGAAAGagtagtttaattaatttaatttaatacagacaaaaagctgcaaacaatttaacataATTCGCTTAATAAATGCGACAACATATTTATcgttaagttaatttaaaattcaactcaTTTAATAAACCGAAACTGATTGCcgcgcaataaatttaaatgtcagcaaatttaaattttcgaaAAGGCAATTACGTTTCACTGTAATTGTCATTTagataaattgaaattatattttgcaaactaaactaactaactagTGTAGCTAAGCGAATATACATAGGCTATTTGATTTTAAGGCTTAATTTGCCCTgcaataaataagctaaacCAAAACTAATGAGgtaagcaaatcaaatgcatgcCACAGTAATAGTCAAAATATCTATTTAACTCAAGTCCCttctattattttgtattcctgtagcatatacatacatatattgtatcAATAATATGAGATGTTTATAACTAAGCAGACCAATTTAACTCTAGTATTACGAAACAGTTTCAACTGACGAATAAAAACCAATGATCAAAACTTAACTGTAAAACAAACTtgtgttataatttataagtttttaaGTCGAGTCTCCCGATCccatataaattcaaaagacAGTTACGAACAGGCCAatctttattaaaataatataataatagcaatatgtataataatcaTATGAATAGAActtcaacaaattgcaatttctcTTTGCCAAAGCAGTTCACCGTCaccagcagctgttgagctTGTGCATCATTTGATAGCTTCGGTTCGGTGCATCGCCTGCGCAGAGGTTGCTGCGGGAGTGGCTAGCGTCGATCTCCGTCGTTGTCGTTTCTTGGACGGCGCGTAGTCATTGGACGACCCTTGGGCTCAGGTCCTGGGTGCGCTATGGGCTCGGCGGTGGCTAAGGTAcccagcagcgccagcaagcCGAAAACGAGGAATAAATTAAACCACTTCATGTTGATTAGGTAGCTCCGCTATTAAGCTATTAGGTTGCAGTGAATAAACTGATGTCTGATCACGGAGCAGTTTACTTATATGGGTGCAATTCAACGAGCTTATGTAAAGCGTATTGGGAATTGCTGTCAACGTCGTTTACTGTAGTTTATGTTGTGTAGATTAGTCGGTAAGATTTTGTTAATTGAGTTGTAAATCTGGCGCTAAAAATGGGCGGACATACATTTAGATAATTGCCTTCAACAACAACCAATTCAAATCACATCAAATGACAATTGTATTGCAGCGTGGGagaacaacatttaaaatcaaagcgACTTCAATCTCACAACTGAATTCttaattgtgtttatattttcaataaatttgtacaTTTCAGACTGCGACAGTCTGTAGcttatgaaaatttttaaatttttataaagctttACAGTTTTGTTCTTATGCAAAAGTCTTACGAACACATAATTACAAAAACGTATAATAATTGACTAACGtgaacatttaaataatactcGGTACTGCATTTACACAAAAGACTTACAAATTATTGCTGAGCTCTCGATTGGAGCGCATCCGCATaacgcaaattaaataaatattgattagGCAGcgaacattattttaaaattcgaatatcttaaattcaattatcaaatcattgaaatttataaagcatttgTCAAAAATGCCATGTTTAACTTAAGCTCATCTGCATCAgaagaattaattaattaatgtttagaGCAGTgatcaatattttaaaatttgactaTCTTTCAAACAATTATCAAATCATTGAAATTCATAAAGCATTTGTCCTAACAGACATGTTAACCTAACAATTATTAGTAAATATCATAGTTTCTAAGTAAAGTTTACAACCTCCATGAATCTACAGAGTGTGTTTGTAGTGTTAGCTTCTGTTCAAAGCTTTGAAAAAAATCATTATTCTCCTGTTCACGTCGCAGCTCTTCGCCAATCTGTTGCCACATGCTTTCAAAGCCGCAATCCCAGTGGCCAAGTTCATTATCAAGGGCGCTGTCTTCAAAAGTGAAGGAGTACTCATGTTCATAGTCACACATCTTGAAGTTTGGTTTGTAGtctgcaaaaattcaaatgaagaAAAGCGGTTAAGAAAATATCGATAATCGAAGCGAACTCGATTGGCAATGTGAAAGTTAACAGAGCCAGCATTGTAGCGATCAGCTGATTTTCTAAAGCTGTTAACCATGTCGC
Protein-coding regions in this window:
- the LOC108595922 gene encoding uncharacterized protein LOC108595922 → MKWFNLFLVFGLLALLGTLATAEPIAHPGPEPKGRPMTTRRPRNDNDGDRR